The Cydia strobilella chromosome 13, ilCydStro3.1, whole genome shotgun sequence genomic interval TCGATTTCGTTGTGTACATTTGAGTAAcatagttattaaaaaaaatggtactttttgtgtttaaaacatacaagaaataaaataaggaaCGTTTTCCCCAGCAACAGTCGAGCACCACCCCTCGGCCCATGCAGAGCCTGCTGGCGCCGCtgtcccccgcccccgcccccgcccccgccctcGCTCCCGCGCCTCCGCCTACTCCCCccacccccgcccccgcccccgcccccgcccccgcccacGCCCCCGCCCCACAGGACGAGGACGCGGAGGACAGCAAGGCGGCGCTACAAGACCTGCTGCGCGCCGCCCACCACGACCACGACCTACACTCGCCAAGGAACACTGGAGTCGAGGTCGAGTTTGAGAGACAACAAGTGAGTTgactcttgtttttttttacaatttctatCTTTCCGCGCCCGGTTATAAAATCCGCCAAGGAATGAAATTCAAACCACTACTAAAAATATAGACATTCCCCAATTTTCCAGAGTGAAGGAGAATCCCGGTCCAACAGCCCCGAGCCGACCCCAGAGTCCTTGGAACCGCTCATCGTCATTCCCAATTATCTTAAACAACAGGAGATACTACCAGATGACTTCACCGTCAGGGTATGTGAAAGATAAATCTAAATATTACGATTAGCATTCAATTTCCCTTTGTAAAATCAAGGCGCATTTGCTAAACGTCCCTTTCGCAGCTTCTAATCGCGAAACATCCCTTTTTGAAAAAATTGTTTGAACTCCTTTATCTCAGCATGTCCCATCAACGAAATAGAAGTTCTAGgaactattataaaatttagatttcattgttattgttaatatagtacattactacagaggccgggaaggaaggggttgccggccgaatagaacatacggccgaacgtagtgaggccgatgaggccgacaacccgttttcacgccgatgtatgtatagtgcttttctcaaacgatTAATatagggtcctggattttccccaggctaccaccccccacagtcctaccgctctaatggccctagtgccatagagcctgtcaggttaaaaaaaatatgtttttttaataggcgtattggcagaatgtcataaacgaaccaaaaagcaaatattgcttagttttttttaaatggctgaatgccatgatgctgtgccacaattatatgtgaaatagaaattaaaaaaaaaacacttcccagcctaggcctgcaactttgtatgaaatttcattacagacctctcgccTAGCTGCGcttgaaacgtgatacttcccagcctaatataaagaacgtaatatcaatattacatagcatgtttgagaaaatgaattttattgttTCAGGACGAAAGGAACAGTTTTCACAACTTCGACATGCAGAACTTCAACTCGTACCAGGCACCGCCCACGCCGCAACCTGTCTCGGAGAGCGGTAAACTTCATTTTATAAACCTACTAGCGACCCGTCCCGCCtttgcacgggtgcaatgctgatctattatacatataatataaaccttcctcttgaataactcttatctatttaaaaaaaacgcatcaaaatccgttgcgtagttttaaagatctaagcataaatAGGGACTATTAggggcagacagacagcaggaagcgactttgttttacatgtactatgtagtgatttaaaCCTGCGCTAATATTTAAACCTGTGGGTACATTCAAAGTATCGAAATCATTGTAGGTGTGCGTATAATATTCGAAGGTTTTCTTCTTCCAGCATTAGGATTTCACTTGACGGCAACTGAACCATTTAGGAAGAATAtccattcaaacaaaaaaataattttccaaataaGGTCACTTTGAGAAATTGAGGaacattaaataaagttaaatccGTTTATTTAAATCCGTTAAAAACGAGCATCAATTGCCTCTGGACCTGAGGCGCACTCGGAAGCGAACATTTTACAGGTTTTAGCACCATTATATCGTcaagtgacaaccaaaactcactattTGTTACCACAAGTTAATAGCTATAGTGAACCATATTAACACctaaataaggttgatttttgttagattttttttagtaattagtgttttggttgtcacctgacgtaatttgaaaaatacactGATTATTAACACAACCTATTGACATTTTTCTAAATTATCTTTTTCCTTGCAGACATAATGTCATCAGAGCTAGGCCTACGACCGCGCAAAGCCTGCAACTGCACCAAATCTCAGTGCCTCAAGCTGTACTGCGACTGCTTCGCCAACGGCGAGTTCTGCCACCGCTGCAACTGCAACAACTGCCATAACAACCTCGAGAACGAAGAGCTGCGCCAGAAGGCCATCCGCGGCTGTCTCGACAGGAACCCTAACGCCTTCAGGTAACTGTGAAAGCAGACTATAGTTAGCGTAAAACGACCATATGCCGATTAAATACCGCTATGTCACAATGTgatcaaagacctatgtaactccgtataagatgaatacagtctaaggaaaaaacgtgcctcggaaatcggaaatcaagaaaatttgattctcgcacagatggcgatACCActaataccaacctttggcctattttcggctagatggcgttgacggtttcgtatgttatttaacaattttaacacatatcagtgaaagaacatgggtcaaaatcaaatcaaatttttcaataaatattttttcatttttaattttttcatatacatttttttttttagttttaatcgtgtgtcgataccgtgactacaaaattaactACGACAGTACCCctttatcctatatattctctttgaagcccctggcgtccatcggctcgttgggtggacgacatccggaaggttgcgggtcacttctggatgagattagctcaggaccgggacaagtggcgtactggaagagaggcctatgctcagcagtgggcgataaagggctgatatgatgatgatgattctctTTGATGTGATGAAACTCGCATGTCAGTTTTCACATCGTATAAATGTGCCCATACTCTATAAGGCGAGAAAAGTCATACGTTAGGGACATGGTTTGGTCCTTTCCCATGTCAAAAATCGTTTTGGTTAGACAGTGGGAATTTTGTACGTTAGGTACCTTCGGTCttataaattatatgttaaactttactttagctaaagttcataagtactaattaatatgatatgttcggttactatttataaacccttaatagttagtagcggggtcttctgtcacaagtatttacaatacttacaaggagattccaagcataaataaattgtaaaaaaattgtaaattgtacctAAATACTTATTATCTATTTTGCAACACCACAGTTACTCATTATCCGGCCGGAGTTACACAATTACACATTTCTTCATGTCCATTTATTCGGATATCGATATAAGTCGTCACTCAGTTGACATGCGCAATTATCTCATGTACCTTATGTCATGTGTACTAATATAGCGTTATATTCTCAGGCCAAAGATAGGCAAAGCGAAGAGCGGCGGTCCGGAGATCGTGCGGCGCCACAACAAGGGCTGCAACTGCAAGCGCAGCGGCTGCCTCAAGAACTACTGCGAGTGTTATGAGGTATATTATTCATTTTATAATCTACAGTTTTAGATTTGAAGATTCGGACAGGATTAAGAACTATAACGGTATACCCAACGATCGATtaagttttaactttttttctccgagaccacggggacaacgacgtcctcgaaacgtcggatgtAAAGGACCATGGGCAACTTTGTATGGAGCCTGATCCAAAAACGAAATGAAGTACATAGAAATTAGATAAGTATTTCTATGTACTTCATTTGGTTCTATGGGCACCAAGCGGAATACCCTTATTATATTACCCAAGCAATATATAATGGGACGTAAATTTTAGATTCAGTTGAGGGTAAGATGCGTCCCTTAAAGTATACGAATGTAACGTTTCCCTGTCAGGCGAAGATCGCATGCACGGCCATGTGCAAGTGCGTGGGCTGCCGCAACGTGGAGGAGTCGCTGGCGCGCCGCCGCGACCGCCGCGACGCCGTGTTCCGCCCGCAGGCGCTGCCGCACATCAAGTACCTATTACACTTTATATGCTGCGACTTACTTTCTCTTCTTCTTTCCATCCTGTTAGTTACCCTCTGCTGGGGTGGCGGTACTTCCATACAACTTACAAGCCCAAAAGCCGGGCTTGCCTTCCTTAGATGCCTTACCGAAATTACGTAgtgataaaatcaaaatatagattatttttaaaccgCGCGCCACATGACCCCGTATCATTAAATTCAAGCCACATCGCTCAGACCGCGGCGCGTGTTGCAATTTTTGCCGTGGCGCCACTTCAAGAAGTCGTAGTCGAAGTCGTAGCTATCCTGCTCGCTCTCGTCGGCTTGCAACCGGGCTTGCTTTTTCATCCCGCTCTAGGCGCTCTAAGCCTACAAACTGCCATAGAACGATGTAACTATTTGTTGGTATGTATAGCAATTTAATAAGGCTATTTAAGCCAGGATTTTGGTGTGAAGTTAGCTGCATTTAAGTTCGCACGAGAGCGCGTTTACTTCAAACTTcaagcatattattatttagttgagTCGAAAGTAACGAGAGTTCAATTTGTTTAAGTAAATTAATGAATGTGGATTTGTTCGTTTGTTGTGGCGTGTGTATAAGTGTCTAATTCGTTAACAATGGGTTATGTTGTTCCTTGTGCCGGTATGAGATGCGTCCACGTATTACTCAACGAAGGCAAGGTAAAGTCATTAAACTTCGTGGAAAAACGGGATATCATTTCGACGCCAAAACCAACACCCGACTTGTGTATTTCTCAGACATtgcttatattataaaattctaTCTAGTAATAGTATGCCCTTAGTGCGCTATGATTAGCTCGCTTCGACACACTACCAGATGCATTTGAGTCCGAAGAGTGAAGATTGGTCAGTTATTACGACATTTTTACATATCTGTCGGCTTGCTCTACTCCAAAACCCTAGGCACGCCActggtgtagggctcgaatcataTTCTTCCACTGACTCCGGTcctgggcagcttgggtaacctcctcacACCCCATCCCCGATACACCCAGCTCGACTAACTTTGcatacctaaatatattttttcttactGTTGTAAATGCGGGCTTTGCTCGCCCTCGAATCGACAGTCTCTTCAAAACAGTTTTGTGACAATATAATGAAATCCATAATATTTCCAGTTTTATGACGACGGAGGTGATCGAGGCGGTGACGCAGTGCCTGATCGCGGCCGCGGCCGAGCCCAACAACACGGACATCGCGGTCGTCGACCCCGACCCCGTGCGTGACGTCATCGACGAGTTCAGCCGCTGCCTGCAGGACATCATCAACGCGGCGCACCACTCCGCGCCCATGCTGGACGAGGTACGATCCGTCAGTCATCACCGACCCGTCCGACACGTCATCGACGAGTTCAGCCGCTGCCTGCAGGACATCATCAACGCGGCGCACCACTCCGCGCCCATGCTGGACGAGGTACGATCCGTCAGTCATCACCGACCCGTCCGACACGTCATCGACGAGTTCAGCCGCTGCCTGCAGGACATCATCAACGCGGCGCACCACTCCGCGCCCATGCTGGACGAGGTACGATCCGTCAGTCATCACCGACCCGTCCGACACGTCATCGACGAGTTCAGCCGCTGCCTGCAGGACATCATCAACGCGGCGCACCACTCCGCGCCCATGCTGGACGAGGTACGATCCGTCAGTCATCACCGACCCGTCCGACACGTCATCGACGAGTTCAGCCGCTGCCTGCAGGACATCATCAACGCGGCGCACCACTCCGCGCCTATGCTGGACGAGGTACGATCCGTCAGTCATCACCGACCCGTCCGGACACGTCATCGACGAGTTCAGCCGCTGCCTGCAGGACATCATCAACGCGGCGCACCACTCCGCGCCCATGCTGGACGAGGTACGATCCGTCAGTCATCACCGACCCGTCCGACACGTCATCGACGAGTTCAGCCGCTGCCTGCAGGACATCATCAACGCGGCGCACCACTCCGCGCCTATGCTGGACGAGGTACGATCCGTCAGTCATCACCGACCCGTCCGACATGTCATCGACGAGTTCAGCCGCTGCCTGCAGGACATCATCAACGCGGCGCACCACTCCGCGCCTATGCTGGACGAGGTACGATCCGTCAGTCATCACCGACCCGTCCGGACACGTCATCGACGAGTTCAGCCGCTGCCTGCAAGACATCATCAACGCGGCGCACCACTCCGCGCCCATGCTGGACGAGGTACGATCCGTCAGTCATCACCGACCCGTCCGACACGTCATCGACGAGTTCAGCCGCTGCCTGCAGGACATCATCAACGCGGCGCACCACTCCGCGCCTATGCTGGACGAGGTACGATCCGTCAGTCATCACCGACCCGTCCGGACACGTCATCGACGAGTTCAGCCGCTGCCTGCAGGACATCATCAACGCGGCGCACCACTCCGCGCCCATGCTGGACGAGGTACGATCCGTCAGTCATCACCGACCCGTCCGACACGTCATCGACGAGTTCAGCCGCTGCCTGCAGGACATCATCAACGCGGCGCACCACTCCGCGCCCATGCTGGACGAGGTACGATCCGTCAGTCATCACCGACCCGTCCGACACGTCATCGACGAGTTCAGCCGCTGCCTGCAGGACATCATCAACGCGGCGCACCACTCCGCGCCTATGCTGGACGAGGTACGATCCGTCAGTCATCACCGACCCGTCCGGACACGTCATCGACGAGTTCAGCCGCTGCCTGCAGGACATCATCAACGCGGCGCACCACTCCGCGGCCATGCTGGACGAGGTACGATCCGTCAGTCATCACCGACCCGTCCGGACACGTCATCGACGAGTTCAGCCGCTGCCTGCAGGACATCATCAACGCGGCGCACCACTCCGCGCCCATGCTGGACGAGGTACGATCCGGCAGAACACCATACATAACGAACATCGTTATTAATAGCTAACATTTTAAGTCACAATCCAGTTTTTCAATCCAACAATAAAATACTTGcaataaaatatcatttttacaTCACTCTAAAAATTGCAATGGCGTTTATGAGCACCAAGAAGTATTCCCGTGGAATCATGCCAGCTCATCGAACACTCTGCAGTAGCGTGACCGTAACATTTGTTGAACATAAATTCTGTTCTATGTAGTTCTGTCAGAATTGTCCTCGTTAATTTGTGTCTTTGGATGTCATCTTTAGACTGCACTTTTTAAAAAGTGCACTGTACACTGTGATCTTAAAAATGTAAGTGGCGCTTTCACTGGAATAAGttaaaaaattatgaacaaaatatatttattttaacgcGACTAAATAAgggttgtacagtcgccatcagatatatcggagcggccaaggtggtcacaatatttgaacacgcactctaacgcctcgACAATAGTctgtatatctgatggcgactgtacctacttagtcaggtcataagttctgtcacaaagGTTTTGACTGATAAAATCTTGGAGGATATAgccaacggagacgccacgtctgtaatttgctgtacaaaaatgtctgccaatttttgcggaggGGAACgttaaatgtatacgtaacgtcaaaatagacATGTCAGATAagcccatacattgtgtatgagcattggccgactattttcgacagaggggaacgcctgtcaatggctactccgtttggttatatcctctaaggatAAAATGGAATACAaatcttttaattaaaaaaagtttgatgATTTGAAAGCTGTGTCACGCCGCGTCGCGCGGCCGTCACCATATCTGGCGTCgcatacaaatacatatgtcTAAATCTAAAGCAAGTAAATATTACATAGAATTATGCAAAACTAACACAGCAAATTACGTAAAATTATATTGTAAGTAATCCAGCATTAAATAAGCTTTCAAcccatatatataattaataaagtaaccGTACCTATAACCTTTTAATCAGTAAAAATCTTTGTGACagaacttaaggggcccactaattcagtccgccggacgatatcggcctggcagttgttcggaactatcaaatttttgttctaactgacagaccggtatcgtccggcggactgatagtcagtgggcccctttacctgACTAAGTACATAAGCATATAAGTTTCACGAACATGTAGATTAAACACGACTTCGATAAAATAATACTAAGTTCATTCATTTCTCTATTTGTTTCTCTctagtatgtattttaaaagaatTACAAACATACTCTATGTTTATATCCTTAAGGTCCCTTTTAGTTTGTTTCGCTTGTAACCGGCACAGTTTAGTAATTGCGTCGCAATCAAAATGCCGTATAGTTAAATTAAGCGTAGAGTTATAGTGGTACTTACTCCGTGCGTAATTAAACGTCAAGACACTTTTAGCATTTAGATAGTCCAAACTGAACGGCGTGTAGTAATGTCTCACTCTGTGATTTAATCCATTGCTGggcccgtttttagggttccgtacctcaaaaggaaaaaacgaaacccttataggatcactttcttgtccgtccgtccgtccgtctgtctgtcaagaccctttatctcgggaaagCTTGGAGGtatatactcaggtctataGCACCTTGAAGCTGTAAAGAATTAAACTTCAAGTTAACGtcaaaaaaagatacggccgtttatgccgcaaaaaacttataggtatttcgacactctcaagggaatcaaaatttatagggtacttcccgttgacctagttGTCCCgttgaactatgaaatttggcaagtaatatcgtcttacaagTACGGGAAAATATCTAAAAACtacaaatatgtaaaaaaaagttaaatttgtacggagccctctgtgggcgagtccgactcgcacttgtccggttttttttatacaacgtCGGTGCCTAACAAGCATATGAAAAACCTGGTGGCAACCAGTTACCGTAGCTTATGGATATCTGCAGCGCCATAGGTGGCATATGCGCGTTACCATCATACAGCGTGCTTCAGACTTCGTAGTTCACACTGAATGAACGCTTGCCGACGGCGaaagttccgtacccaaaggggaccatattactaagactcctctgtccgtctgtctgtctgttaccaggctgtatctcataaaccgtgatagctagacagctgaaattttcacagatgatgtaattctgttttctgttgccgctataacaacaaataataaaaattaaatttgtacggaaccctcggtgggcgagtccgactcgcacttgtctgttttctattatttagggttccgtacccaaagggaaaaacgggaccctattactaagactcctctgtccgtctatcaccaggcgaacagctacacagttgaaattttcacagatgatgtatttctgttgccgctataacaacaaatactaaaaagtaaggaattctcggtgggcgagtccgactcacacttaaCCGTTTTTTTAACTTGGAATACAAGCTCAAGTCTCGTTTTAACTCCTTAAGCACCGGCAAATTAATATAATACGTATTTGAAATAGCAATTTTGTTTCAGAGTCGAGCGTGATATTCGAGGCTGGCGAGGCGTAGTCGGAGCTAGCGGCCATTTTAAAACGTGATACTGTTTGTTATTAGGATAAGTGTGAGTGGAGTGGACGCGAGTCAAACTGTAAGGATCGTGGTGTGAGTGCATTAAACATAACTATACTAGTTTAGGCTACTAATTTAGGCGAGCTAGGCCCAGGCCGTTGGCCACTAGTTGCAGTTCTAAACTAGcagaattgaattgaaaatacCGGTTACAAAAACCAATAGTTTGGACGTACTGGGGTTAGTACCCTTTTCTTTGCCGTGGGCACATTTGTCCCGACTAATCATTACTGAATAAAATGAACATGACTATGGTCTTGTCGAAAAACCCTTTCCTGTAGGGGTGTAATGTACCTAAATGCAACGTATTGTACTTTGCTTAACTTTTTAACTGATAACCAACAAAGCGTTTAAACGCGGCTGTTGTGAGATTGTGATCAGCCAATAAACGAATCAATCATGAATAAAGTACGACTGGATTAAATCGCATAATTTTGAATCAAAATATCTACACAAGTTTAAAACTTCTGCCGATTGCTTAGCGATTGGGTTTTATTATTGATTGTCACTTGAAGACTGCTATGGAATTTTGTAGTATAGATGCAATGGAATTACttgtaactttgtaaatattagtAGAATAAAGCTATAGgcaaatatcagatttttattttgcattttaatGACTATAAACCTCATCTTGGATATTATGGAATTTAAATGAATGTTTTGTATAGGCCTTTTGTAAATACCTACTAGCGATAAGAACTATTTTGTACCTTTAGACTAAGGTAATAAATgtttatagatataatataataaatgcaatGTTTATATACCTCGTCTTTTTACTGATACAGCCGACATGCACACCCGCCCACCAAGCCAAGCGAGAGAAAAATGTGAGTATTTGGTCTCGTGCGAGACTGCATTTCATGTCGCATGGTCAGAGTTAGACCCGCTGTTCGATTGCCAAAGCTGGCACCATCAGCTATGACATGATTGTAAAGATacgaataaaatgaaaatgtaaaaatatcgTATAACTAGCGGCCAGCTAGCGGCAGTTTACCTGCATGCAATTTGGGTGCATTCAACCttctaaaaataagtttacgacCTCATTACAGAACAAATAATGCTGTGACGTTCATTTATTTATCCCAGAGCTAAAATGACAAATTCACCCAAACTTTACTTCACCTTCGACACTTAGAAATTTTTAGCGTTCTCCAAGATGTTTGtaccacggatttagattttaatgttTGTACTTGGTGTAAACTTTTTGTTATTCATTTACAAAACTACTACTAGTACATACTATTTATACGAGTACACCTCCGCCACGCGACTTAGTGTAAGCCTGACCTACGATTACGCCCAATTATTAAACCTTTCACCGCCGAAGATACGCACGgttacaatttaaaatgaacATTAAGACATTGCAATTACGGCGTGTTTAAAAAATCACTAGTCCGGCTAAATCAAACCAGTATAAGCGAATGCTCAAACTGCTCTTCCCTAAGGCGATGTCTTCTGTATTTAAGTAAACATGACAATTACACGAATACATCATCTGcatttcgtcaggtgacaaccaaaactaactacttaccaccacaagttcatagccatagtgaacaaTTATGGTACTAAAATaatgttgatttttgtttaattatttttagtaattagtgagttttggttatGACCTGACGATTTAGTCATATAAAGAAGCGTTTGCACTTGTTGAATTTCTAGTCTAACTTGACCCACCGATTCTTAAAAACTGCGTAGTTGGAGGTTCAGCTTATACTGGTAAGTTGTCAACCCAGTTTGGCGTTGGGATGAACATCACAGGTATGGGATATTGTCATGCCGCTATATTTAGCCCCGTTAGGGTTTCCTATAAATACGGCGTGTGTTAGTTTCGGGCCGCAGTTCCGTGTGCTGCGCCGTTGTTTATCGCTTATTGCGACTGCCAGCATGAGTCCGCGGTTCGAAGTGCGCCAATGTGAGAAACTTGGCAGGTGGGTCACTTGTTCCACACTTAGTTTAAGTTACGGAatctatatacaatttaatgttCGGGCTTTGCAACCGGGACCTAAGctgaatatgtatttaaattaatccgtttaattaaaaataacagaaattaatattatcaaattgATATTACTCAGATACCTTGTTGTTGTTACTTTTTAGGAATTACAAGATGGTAGAAACTACAAAAATACCTAATTTTACGCATATGTTCGCTGGTTGCGGACGTTGCGGTGCACTTATTCCAGAAGGTTCGCGAAGTCAAATGTTTTGGAATTAAACATATACAAATGGGTCAACCTCTTTCTTCGTTCTCGATGTGTATATGTGGGTAATTaggtattacatatatttttacgtTTTGCAATGGGTAAAGGTGCAGTTATGTATACGACTTTAACATCATGAGTTTTACAAACTGCATTTTCAACGCAGTTCTTACTTAAGTCGTCGTACACGGGGGATAAAGTTGTGCGTTATTAATATCAGACTTCGAATCAATCTCTACAGTCTAGAGACTAGAGTATTCCAGAGTTCTTTGTAACTGCATAAGCGTAGGTACGCGGTGGCAGCGATAGACCTACGCGCCGGCGACACAGTGCTCTCCGAGGAGCCGTTCCTCCTGGCGCCGCACAGCGACTCGCCGCTCGTCTGCTTCGCCTGCCATCTGCCGCTGGTCAGCCGCTTCGTCCCGTGCAAGGGTTGCGGCGTCGCGCCGGTCTGCCCCGAGTGTCCTGAACATCTCGCTAGTGAGTTTATTACGCTCTTAATGTACTGGGTATTTAGTGATAACATCGTTGCTTCGCCTGCCACCTGCCGCTGGTAAGCCGCTTCGTCCCGTGCAAGGGCTGCGACGTCGCGCCGGTCTGCCCTGAGTGCCCTGAACATCTCACTAGTTAGTTTTACACTTTTGTCTACAACTGTTTCCCCATAGTCAACTTTTACTAAACTATGATTTGATGGAGCTTCGAAGCGGTGGACTGTGAAAAAACTCTCTCTCATCAACATCGCTTATTGGGAAAGATAAGTACATTATTATAAGTACATCTTTTGAATAGATGTGGATTTGAGGTGCGAATATGTctgaatattattttcaaatatgtACTGGATATTATTTATGGGGTAGTAGAGAAAATTATTTAGTCCTCGGGCTTCTGTAACGCGTTCAGTGTAGATATCTCTAAATTCAACCAACTTTTCGTTTTCAGAATTTCACAACAAGCCCGAATGCGATTTGTTTAAATCGCAGCGCG includes:
- the LOC134746891 gene encoding protein lin-54 homolog, which codes for MDHNLDDSLNLDSAMGVDFEPPGDVVVSQADISLDAHSHEANMSMEFESIEEQPMLMDAESEQIIGYSDDQFNLQDFQHHDDHTGANTTVVSSEQPMSQANTLLDMQFDQQVFTSTAPVEIKPQHVQQPKIISVKAGLPQRIAAKKEPVVVHAMPRQVAIAPKPVPKTLGLKPLTLASARSPQLVKKVSIASVTGTTQGKSVLAQIGKQLVMVPGTNQKIKLVAAPSGVSNIQYIRANPNDHAQLITTKNISGAKPMLTKFIIQGQSGDPSNQPAVITKLVSAAPQARFVTMTQKTVPISMPNKVFVASPTKQTVRITKKQHIVEIKSPNTAKLIPTSQTGGTKKVVITATPTQNVILKTTAPPKTPQVNKDGNITVQGQRTQLHQINVPGKGIQYIRLVTSGAHPGTGTGTGAVRLKPTPTPMPKAVMLTDAKGNVLQMAAEKVQSGQPPPLVISGSTSSININKLSARPQKLVRIAPVGSAPALAAAQQSSTTPRPMQSLLAPLSPAPAPAPALAPAPPPTPPTPAPAPAPAPAHAPAPQDEDAEDSKAALQDLLRAAHHDHDLHSPRNTGVEVEFERQQSEGESRSNSPEPTPESLEPLIVIPNYLKQQEILPDDFTVRDERNSFHNFDMQNFNSYQAPPTPQPVSESDIMSSELGLRPRKACNCTKSQCLKLYCDCFANGEFCHRCNCNNCHNNLENEELRQKAIRGCLDRNPNAFRPKIGKAKSGGPEIVRRHNKGCNCKRSGCLKNYCECYEAKIACTAMCKCVGCRNVEESLARRRDRRDAVFRPQALPHINFMTTEVIEAVTQCLIAAAAEPNNTDIAVVDPDPVRDVIDEFSRCLQDIINAAHHSAPMLDEVRSVSHHRPVRHVIDEFSRCLQDIINAAHHSAPMLDEVRSVSHHRPVRHVIDEFSRCLQDIINAAHHSAPMLDEVRSVSHHRPVRHVIDEFSRCLQDIINAAHHSAPMLDEVRSVSHHRPVRHVIDEFSRCLQDIINAAHHSAP